The following proteins come from a genomic window of Trifolium pratense cultivar HEN17-A07 linkage group LG4, ARS_RC_1.1, whole genome shotgun sequence:
- the LOC123881738 gene encoding putative disease resistance protein At3g14460: MGQCALGVCKLISSWNIKMGITSSRNRLPKQQEHSIGLLSHQVEVDIPSIKQETYQESSLVKVDITVNTDVTVLTNAPDTKTTHIREETPTIQNSDDEVFFETLKVSNASQLLSLPRNLLSLRIKGCESLDVLPNDLFDGLTFLKELELIDCSSLISIPYPTSLTTLNIRNCRNFELLPSLESRKRLSSIHTLSIGNSCDSLTTLSLDFFPKLKDLSIRHCPNFLSLNVTGIYTGDLALKSLQIIDCLGFNSFPDEEFHTPNLNSIILYDCQNLYKFPDFVKSLASLLTLYVVRCPHISNAGLPSSLTFLSIDNCDKLTSQKDWGLENLKSLTAFKIRGGCIGMKSFPEEKLLPKTITSLCITDLKSLTKLDDKGFQQLKALLKLEIYYCDVLQHLPEQGLPSTLVCLNIYGCPMLTPSLKPETGKYWRMVAHIESIIIDNQRVRE; encoded by the coding sequence TGTGCAAGTTAATTTCATCTTGGAATATAAAGATGGGAATAACATCCTCAAGAAACAGGTTGCCAAAACAACAAGAACATAGCATTGGTTTGCTCAGCCATCAAGTTGAAGTTGATATTCCTAGCATCAAACAAGAAACATACCAAGAATCTTCATTGGTTAAGGTTGACATTACAGTCAATACAGATGTTACTGTTCTTACTAATGCACCTGACACGAAAACAACTCACATAAGGGAAGAAACTCCGACCATCCAAAATTCCGATGATGAAGTATTCTTTGAAACATTAAAGGTTTCTAATGCATCACAATTGCTGTCTTTGCCGCGCAACTTGCTAAGCCTAAGAATTAAGGGATGTGAATCATTGGATGTCCTTCCAAATGATTTGTTTGATGGATTAACCTTTCTTAAAGAGTTGGAATTGATCGACTGTTCTTCTCTAATATCCATCCCTTACCCTACTTCCTTGACTACACTTAACATACGCAACTGTAGAAATTTTGAATTGCTCCCATCCTTAGAATCAAGGAAGAGGCTTTCCTCTATTCACACTTTGTCCATTGGGAACTCTTGTGATTCCCTCACTACATTGTCTTTAGATTTTTTCCCGAAACTCAAAGATCTTTCTATAAGGCATTGTCccaattttttatctttaaatgtTACAGGGATATATACGGGTGATCTTGCATTAAAGTCTTTACAAATCATAGATTGTCTAGGATTCAATTCTTTCCCAGATGAAGAATTCCACACACCAAACCTAAATTCCATCATCCTTTACGATTGCCAGAATCTTTACAAATTCCCTGATTTTGTTAAATCTCTCGCATCTCTCCTTACATTATATGTAGTTAGATGTCCGCATATTTCGAATGCGGGTTTGCCTTCAAGCTTAACTTTCCTCTCTATTGACAATTGTGACAAACTTACATCACAAAAGGATTGGGGATTGGAAAATCTCAAGTCTCTCACTGCTTTTAAGATTAGAGGTGGATGCATAGGCATGAAGTCATTTCCAGAGGAGAAGCTGCTTCCCAAAACCATCACGTCTCTATGCATCACTGACTTAAAGAGTCTTACAAAGTTGGACGACAAGGGGTTTCAACAACTGAAAGCTCTTCTTAAACTTGAAATTTATTATTGTGATGTGTTGCAGCACTTGCCTGAGCAGGGCCTTCCTTCCACCTTAGTTTGTCTCAATATATATGGATGCCCAATGTTGACTCCAAGCCTTAAACCCGAGACAGGAAAGTACTGGCGCATGGTGGCTCATATCGAAAGTATAATAATTGATAATCAGAGAGTTCGGGAATAA